In Blastocatellia bacterium, the genomic window CGTGAGCGATCGTGAGATCGAGGAGTTCTATACCGCCAACAAAGCTCAGTTCGTCGAGCGCCGGGGATTCGTCCTGGCGCGCATCATCGTGAGCCCGGAGAAGGAGAATCTGTCCGATGACGCCATCGGCGCGGAAGCCGCCGAGCGGAAAATCCGGGAGATTTACGATCAGCTTCGCAAAGGGGCCGACTTCGCTACCGTGGCTGCTCGGCGATCAGAAGACCCTGTGACGGGCGCGCGCGGCGGCAACTGGGGATTTTTCGCCGAGAATGCTCAAGAGCTGCCCCCGCCGCTCCGGGCCCGTCTGGCGACCATGGCCGAAGGGGACATCACCGAGCCGATGAAGATCGGATCGGTCTGGATCATCGTCAAGCTGACGCGCCGCATTCAACGAGACCGCGATCTGACGCTCGATGAAGTGCGGGCGCAAATCGCCGAGGAGTTGCGCAGCCAGCGAGAGGAGGTCCTGCAGAGCGTCGTCACCCGGTTGGCGCTCGGAGAATCGCGGATCGAGAACATCCTGGCTCAACGCATGCTGGACAATCCGGCCAATTTCGGCGGTCTTCGTCCGATCACGCTCCCGGCCACTCCGTCTTCTCCTGCGCCCGGTCCCAGTCAACCCAAGCAGTAGGGAGAAATCGCTCCACTTGCGGTCATCAGGCGACTTCGGCGGCACGATCGCATGCGGAGCTGTGGACGGCCTGTCCTTGCGTCCGACGAACTCGCCGACCGGGGAATCCACCGAGCGTGCAGGCTATAGCGGTTTTCAATTTCCCGTACTCCGGGAGCGCTCACATCCAGCGGGCAGAGGCACGGCAGGAAGATGCGCTCCCGGTAAACTCATTTGCAAACTGCTCGAGGCCGTTCCGGGACCGTCTGGCCTCCATCGCGCAGGCTGGCGGTAAAATGTGAAGGGAGGGCGCGAGCAACAGCGAATCCATAGACGGCTCGCGCTCCGGCCTCCTTCAGCACCCGCGCACATTCGTTGAGCGTCGCGCCCGTTGTACAGATATCGTCCACCAGCAGGACGACTTTATCTTCGATCTCTCCGCGGCTGATCACGACGAAGGCCCGCGAGAGGCTTTCCGCTCGCTGGGTCACATCCATTCCCGCTCGATGGGGAACGGTGTTTTTGATGCGCTGGAGGAGATCGGTCGCGAGCGGGAGGGCGAGAGCGCGGGCGACGATTCGGGCGATCACTTCGGCCTGATTGTATCCGCGTTCCCGCTGCCGCTGGGGATGAAGCGGTACGGGGACGACGACATCGGCGCGATAAAAGACGGGTTCTCCTCGCACACCCTCTTCGATCTTTTCCCGCAGGCGCCGACAGACATGGCGCTGTGTCTTCAGGCGAAGCACATTCGTCCGCAACGCTCCTTCATACGGCCCGACGAAACGGAGAAGGTCCAGGGTCATCCCTTCGCACTGGCGGCAGCGCTCCGTTCCGGTAGTCGGCGGGTTGATGATCAGCGGGGCGTGGCAACGACCGCAGCGACCGTAACCGATGACATCGGGACTCCCCCGCCAGCAGGCGGAGCAGGTGACGCCCTCGCTCAGCCCGTCCACCAGGCGGCCGCAGAGAGCACATGCCCGGGGAAAAACTAAACTCACCAGCGCATCTGCCAGCAGACGCAGCATCCCATAATTCACAAAAGCGGCAGGCGGCACCCCCCGCTCTTCCCACGGCCATACCGATGCGCCTCATTGAAGGGACCTAGGATGAGCCTCACCTGATATCGTGAGGCCCTTGTGTGGCGGAGGATGCCTCCCGAAAATGGCCGAACCAGGACGCGCCGAA contains:
- a CDS encoding SurA N-terminal domain-containing protein; this encodes MRRIASYLFIVTLVSASACKTNRSQATAEDVAARVNGVVITQSEVDRLVEQQLRAAAQQGQISPTAAELALTRLQILEGLITQQALYQKAERMGLLPTDDEILQGIQQFKRERGLTEEGFQRALRDLGQTEEQFKQDMRRQLAIKKLFDREVTPRITVSDREIEEFYTANKAQFVERRGFVLARIIVSPEKENLSDDAIGAEAAERKIREIYDQLRKGADFATVAARRSEDPVTGARGGNWGFFAENAQELPPPLRARLATMAEGDITEPMKIGSVWIIVKLTRRIQRDRDLTLDEVRAQIAEELRSQREEVLQSVVTRLALGESRIENILAQRMLDNPANFGGLRPITLPATPSSPAPGPSQPKQ
- a CDS encoding ComF family protein encodes the protein MNYGMLRLLADALVSLVFPRACALCGRLVDGLSEGVTCSACWRGSPDVIGYGRCGRCHAPLIINPPTTGTERCRQCEGMTLDLLRFVGPYEGALRTNVLRLKTQRHVCRRLREKIEEGVRGEPVFYRADVVVPVPLHPQRQRERGYNQAEVIARIVARALALPLATDLLQRIKNTVPHRAGMDVTQRAESLSRAFVVISRGEIEDKVVLLVDDICTTGATLNECARVLKEAGARAVYGFAVARALPSHFTASLRDGGQTVPERPRAVCK